One Polaribacter reichenbachii genomic window, CTGATGGATACCAAGAAGTATTACTCTCATTTACAAAACCACCAGAAGTTACAAGTTTTTTCCAATGCGACTCTGTTATTTTTGATCTTTTTACTTGACGCCAAGCATCGCCAGAACCATCCCAAACACCCGGACCAGTAAACGCAACATCTTCTAAGTTTTTACCATAAATTGGAGACAAACAACGCCATGTATTTAACCCTTCGAAATTTGTTTCTATAATTGGATATAAATCTTTATTTGTAGAAAACTTAATTAAGGCACCAGCTTCTGCATGTAATTCTAACTTACTTTTTAAAATAATGGGGCCTGTTAACCAAATACCAGCAGGAATTATAACTTTCCCACCTCCTTTTTCTAAAACAACTTCTATCGCTTTTTCAAAGGCTTTTGTATTTAGAACTTGTCCTCCATCAACAGCACCAAAATCTTTAATATTTACTGTATTATTAGGAATTTGAGGTTCTTGAATAGTTTTCATTTCAAACTCAATGTTGTTATAATTTTCATAAGTTTGAGTAACTTCTTTTTCTTTAGATTGTGAGCAACCTAATATGAAAATTAAGCAAATTACAACTAGTTTTATAATAGATTTTGTCTTCATCTTTTAATTAATTTCTGTAATTCTTAAAGCGATATAAGGTTTATAAGGCAGTCTTACTTCTTTTAATTCCTTATCGTATAAGCGATAATTATCTTTTACTTTTTGAGTTTCGAAAACTCCTGGAACTTTAGTAATCGTCATATCCCAAGTATCAATAATTTCTACTTTAAATTTTACGTTTTCTTTAAGTTTCTCTAAATCACCGTTTTTCTTTGGCAAATTAAATGCCCAAGATTCTGAGATTTCTTCTCCAAAATAGATGAAATAAAAACCTTTTCCTGAAGAAGCCGTTTTTAAATCTCTACTAATATCCGTCATAAATAATGGTTCTGGAGCGGCTTCTATAATGGACTTTAAAAACTTAATTCGTTTCCAACTTTCTCCTTTTAAAGAACCACCATCTGCCCAGAAAAAAGTGTCTTCTTTTGTATGAAACCGATAAACTTCGCCATGTGTAACGTACGCTCCCGCAATTACTCCGTTCCAAACCAAATGTGTCATTTTTTCTGGACTTAATCTTCCCCAACGTCTTTCTAAGTTACCTTCATAACCAACTTCATCTAAAACAATTGGCTTTTTAAAAATGTTTCTTAACGTCGCCGAAGAATATGAATTTAAAACAGGCGCTTCGTCTTGAATACTAACGTGTGTGTATTCTGGTTTGAAATAATCGTAATAACTCGATGTTGCTCCATGAATAGAACATAAATGTCTGTATGGATCATTTTTAACAACTACTTCTGTTAAAGCATCCCAATCTGAAACCGTTTTAGCATCCACATAATTCCATTCGTTTGCCAATGACCACCAAACGTTTTTAAATGATGATAAACGCGCAGTAATATATTCCAGATATTTTATATTTACTTCCAATGGCAATGAATCAAATCCCCAACGTCCACCATCGTAAGGGTGAAAAAGAATTAAATCTGCCTGAACATTTATTTTGTTTAAATCGTCTATTCGTTTTTCTAAATGTTGAAAAAATTCAGGATTCATTTCATCAAAATCCCAAGTAAAAAATTTATCACCTTTAGCATTTGTTTCTACTTTTTTTATTTTGAAAGGATATATTTTAGGTTCTTCTTTAACTAAATCATAATTTTTAGGAAATACACACATTCTTACTTTATTGAAGTCTGCTTTTTCTAATGTTTTTAAAGTTTCCTCTTGAAGTTCCTCTTTCATATGCGTCCATGCATATGCAGTTGTACCAAAAGGATAGTAGTTTTTACCATCAGCATATTTAAAATGATAGGTTTCACTAACTTTTACCATTCCATGATTGTCAACTGATGCTTTTACACAATTAAAACTCCCTGTTTTTGTATTAAATTTTTCAATATTTGAAGAAATAATATAATTCCATATACCAACTGTTTGTGGCATAAAACGAATTTTAAAAGCGTTATTTCCATCATAGAATCCTTTAACAACGTAAGCTGTATCAGAATTAAAAAATTTAGCAGAAAGTTTTACATCTTTAAACGGATTTCCTTTTGTTTTATGTTTTAAACTGATTTCAAAACGATTCCATTGCTCTACTTTTTCTTGAGCAGTCATAAAAAAACTGTTCAGAAGAACTACTATTATTAAAATAGATTTGTTGAAATGATATTTCATAATAAATGTTGTTTAAATTATATTATTTACTAATTCTAAACCAATCTATATCTACACTTCCAGAATCATTAATTACGCCTTCACGCAAAGCTAAAAACCCTATTTTAGCACCTATCCATTTTCCTTCTCTTGCAGTAAAGTTATTTCCTATGGATTTAAATTTCTTTCCGTTTTCACTATAAAATAAATTACAAATTCCGCCTTTACTTATTTTTGCTCTTAAGTAAAACGTATTTGATTTTATTTTTTTTGATTCAATTACAATTTCTTTTCCTTTTTTATCTGCTTTTTCACAAGTAATTTGTGATAAAACTAACTGACCGTTTTCTTGTTTTACCTGCAGATATGTATAATCTAACCCCATGATTACCAAGCCTGTTTTTTCACCATCAAAACGAGCATTAAAAGTCATTTTTGTAGTTGCTACAAATTCATCAGAAGGAAATTTTTGCAACAATAAATTTGGAACAGTATATAAATCATCAGCTATTTCTGGTTTTGGTCTACAATACATTGTAAAATGTCCCATAGAAGTAGGAAAACCATAATAGACTTCAGGATTTGCATGCCATTGCCATTGTAATCCTAATTTTGGTTGATTAAATTCATCCGAATCTGGTGGAGTAACAATTGGATACGATTTTCCAACATTTGGTTTTTTATAGGTTGAAACAGGCTCTCCAATTCCATCATTATTTTGATCAACTCCCATAACTGGCCAATCATTTTCCCATTTCATAGGCTGTAAATGAACAACACGACCATAAGCATCTTTATCTTGAAAATGAAAAAACCAATCTTCATCAGTTTGCGTCGTTACCCAAGCTCCTTGATGTGGTCCATTAATATTGGTATTACCTTGATGCAAAACTGTTTTCTTCTCATAAGGCCCATAAACAGATTTTGATCTTAAAATAGTTTGCCAACCTGTAGAAACACCTCCTGCAGGTGCAAAAATATAATAGTAACCTTTTCGTTTGTAAAATTTAGGTCCTTCAATAGTAGATTCATTTGTATGACCATCAATAATCATAACTTCATCATCATTAGTTTTGGTGCCTTCTGCATTCATTGTTGCAATAACTAATAAACTTTTAATACCTGCTCTACTACCTGCAAATGCATATGCCAAATAAACTTTTCCATCATCATCCCAGAGTGGTGTTGGATCAATTAATCCTTTTCCACCTTTTACTAAAACAGGATCAGACCAAGAACTTTTAGGGTCTTTGGTTTTAATCATATAAATTCCATAATCTGGATCTGGATAATAAATATAATATTCGCTATTATGAAATCTTATACATGGAGCCCAAACGCCATTTCCATGTTGAGGAATAGAAAATACGTCTAACGGAATTTGTTTTTGAAGTGCATAATTTACCAATTCCCAATTCACTAAATCTTTAGAATGCAAAATTGGCAAACTTGGAGAAGCGTTAAAAGACGATGCTGTCATATAATAATCGTTACCTACTCTTACAACATCTGGATCTGAATAATCTGCATGTAAAATGGGATTTGTATATGTACCATCTCCATTATCTGAAACCCAAACTTTAGAAACAGTTTTATCTTGTGCCGATAAACTAAAAATAGATAATAAACCTAATGCAATTAAAATAGTTCTCATAAATAAATTACTTTTTTTTCTTGATTACTTTTTATTGCGGCTTCTATAACTTGAATTACTTGCATCGCTTCAAAAGGAGAAACTGGTACTGGTTTATTATTCTGAATAGCGTCATACATACCATCATAATATTTCATATAATTTCCAGTTTCTGTGTTGACATATTCTTTAGTTGACTTACCGTTTTTTATAAAATGAAGCAAACCTTTTTCTGATTCTGGTTCTTTTCCCCAGTTACCTGTATTGGGTTTTATTTCTTTTTGAAGTGCTGCTTCTTGAATATCACCTTTCGTTTTTATAAACGACCCTTTTGTTCCGTGAATGCTATAAGCAGGTAAAGTTTCTAAAACAAAATAACTCGATTTTAAAGTTACATAATGTGATTTATAATAGAATTTTACATCAAAATAATCGCCAACTTTAGAATTATCCCTAAAACTATCTAAACATGCAAACACACTATTTGGTAACCCAAATAATTGCAATACTTGATCTATTAAATGAGAACCCAAATCGTATAAACTACCCACACCTTCAGTTGGTACCTCTTTATGTTTTTTGTAACTTAATTCTGGTTCAAAACGATCATAATGAAATTCAGCTTCAACAATATCACCCAAAACATCTTTATTTAAAACTTTTTG contains:
- a CDS encoding DUF5060 domain-containing protein, producing MTAQEKVEQWNRFEISLKHKTKGNPFKDVKLSAKFFNSDTAYVVKGFYDGNNAFKIRFMPQTVGIWNYIISSNIEKFNTKTGSFNCVKASVDNHGMVKVSETYHFKYADGKNYYPFGTTAYAWTHMKEELQEETLKTLEKADFNKVRMCVFPKNYDLVKEEPKIYPFKIKKVETNAKGDKFFTWDFDEMNPEFFQHLEKRIDDLNKINVQADLILFHPYDGGRWGFDSLPLEVNIKYLEYITARLSSFKNVWWSLANEWNYVDAKTVSDWDALTEVVVKNDPYRHLCSIHGATSSYYDYFKPEYTHVSIQDEAPVLNSYSSATLRNIFKKPIVLDEVGYEGNLERRWGRLSPEKMTHLVWNGVIAGAYVTHGEVYRFHTKEDTFFWADGGSLKGESWKRIKFLKSIIEAAPEPLFMTDISRDLKTASSGKGFYFIYFGEEISESWAFNLPKKNGDLEKLKENVKFKVEIIDTWDMTITKVPGVFETQKVKDNYRLYDKELKEVRLPYKPYIALRITEIN
- a CDS encoding glycoside hydrolase 43 family protein; amino-acid sequence: MRTILIALGLLSIFSLSAQDKTVSKVWVSDNGDGTYTNPILHADYSDPDVVRVGNDYYMTASSFNASPSLPILHSKDLVNWELVNYALQKQIPLDVFSIPQHGNGVWAPCIRFHNSEYYIYYPDPDYGIYMIKTKDPKSSWSDPVLVKGGKGLIDPTPLWDDDGKVYLAYAFAGSRAGIKSLLVIATMNAEGTKTNDDEVMIIDGHTNESTIEGPKFYKRKGYYYIFAPAGGVSTGWQTILRSKSVYGPYEKKTVLHQGNTNINGPHQGAWVTTQTDEDWFFHFQDKDAYGRVVHLQPMKWENDWPVMGVDQNNDGIGEPVSTYKKPNVGKSYPIVTPPDSDEFNQPKLGLQWQWHANPEVYYGFPTSMGHFTMYCRPKPEIADDLYTVPNLLLQKFPSDEFVATTKMTFNARFDGEKTGLVIMGLDYTYLQVKQENGQLVLSQITCEKADKKGKEIVIESKKIKSNTFYLRAKISKGGICNLFYSENGKKFKSIGNNFTAREGKWIGAKIGFLALREGVINDSGSVDIDWFRISK
- a CDS encoding Gfo/Idh/MocA family oxidoreductase, translating into MKSINTALCSFGMSGHLFHAPFIDVNPKFNLYGVVERSKNLAKAKYPNIKTFRSLEDLLEDKAIDLVIVNTPNITHYDFTKRIIEAGKHIVVEKPFTVTSSEAKELIDLAEKHNVKLSVYHNRRWDSDFKTVQKVLNKDVLGDIVEAEFHYDRFEPELSYKKHKEVPTEGVGSLYDLGSHLIDQVLQLFGLPNSVFACLDSFRDNSKVGDYFDVKFYYKSHYVTLKSSYFVLETLPAYSIHGTKGSFIKTKGDIQEAALQKEIKPNTGNWGKEPESEKGLLHFIKNGKSTKEYVNTETGNYMKYYDGMYDAIQNNKPVPVSPFEAMQVIQVIEAAIKSNQEKKVIYL